A part of Canis lupus familiaris isolate Mischka breed German Shepherd chromosome 4, alternate assembly UU_Cfam_GSD_1.0, whole genome shotgun sequence genomic DNA contains:
- the SLC36A3 gene encoding proton-coupled amino acid transporter 3 isoform X2, translating into MLKTSLLGRDFNSEPSPLDNRSKSLSESRGSVASENVHPTEEANRLSIMQTLVHLLKCNIGTGLLGLPLAMKNAGLLVGPISLLAIGILTVHCMVILLNCAHHLSQRLQKTFVNYGEAMMYSLETCPNAWLRTHSVWGRYTVSFLLITTQLGFCSVYFMFMADNLQQMVEEAHVTSNNCQPRKILALTPILDIRFYMLTILPFVVLLVFIQNLRMLSIFSTLANITTLGSMALIFEYIIKEIPDPSSLPLMASWKTFLLFFGTAIFTFEGVGMVLPLKNQMKHPQHFSFVLYLGMSLVIILYICLGTLGYMKFGSSTQASITLNLPNCWLYQSVKLMYSIGIFFTYALQFHVPAEIIIPFVISQVSESWTLLIDLSVRTALVCLTCVSAILIPRLDLVISFVGSVSSSALALIIPPLLELITFYPEDMSCVTIAKDIMISILGLLGGCS; encoded by the exons ATGTTGAAGACGTCACTGCTTGGAAGAGACTTCAACAGTGAGCCCAGCCCCTTGGACAACAGGTCCAAGTCACTCTCGGAGAGTAGAGGCAGTGTTGCTTCAGAGAATGTCCATCCTACTGAAGAAGCCAACAGATTATC GATCATGCAAACGTTGGTCCATTTACTGAAATGCAACATTGGCACAGGACTCCTGGGACTTCCCTTGGCCATGAAAAATGCTGGCTTATTG GTGGGTCCGATCAGCCTGCTAGCCATTGGGATCCTCACTGTGCACTGCATGGTCATCCTGTTGAACTGTGCCCACCACCTCAGTCAGAG ATTGCAAAAGACTTTTGTGAACTATGGAGAGGCCATGATGTACAGCCTGGAAACCTGCCCAAATGCCTGGCTGAGGACCCACTCGGTGTGGGGCAG GTACACTGTCAGCTTCTTATTAATTACCACCCAACTGGGATTCTGCAGcgtttattttatgtttatggcAGACAACTTACAACAG ATGGTGGAAGAAGCCCATGTGACCTCCAACAACTGCCAGCCCAGGAAGATCCTGGCGCTGACCCCCATCCTGGACATCCGCTTCTACATGCTGACAATCCTGCCCTTCGTGGTCCTGTTGGTGTTTATCCAGAACCTCAGGATGCTGTCCATCTTCTCGACGCTGGCCAACATCACCACCCTGGGGAGCATGGCTCTGATCTTTGAGTATATCATAAAG GAGATTCCAGATCCCAGTAGCCTCCCCTTGATGGCGAGCTGGAAGACATTCTTACTGTTCTTTGGTACAGCCATTTTCACATTTGAAGGCGTCGGTATG GTTCTGCCTCTCAAAAATCAGATGAAGCATCCACAACACTTTTCTTTTGTGCTGTACTTGGGGATGTCCCTTGTCATCATCCTCTACATCTGCCTGGGGACACTGGGCTATATGAAGTTTGGGTCCAGTACCCAGGCCAGCATCACCCTCAACTTACCCAATTGCTG GCTGTACCAGTCGGTCAAGCTGATGTACTCCATTGGCATCTTCTTCACCTACGCCCTCCAGTTCCACGTCCCAGCTGAGATCATCATCCCCTTCGTCATCTCCCAGGTGTCAGAGAGCTGGACACTGTTAATAGACCTGTCTGTCCGCACAGCCTTGGTCTGTCTGACCT GTGTCTCAGCCATCCTCATCCCCCGCCTGGACCTGGTCATCTCCTTTGTGGGCTCAGTGAGCAGCAGTGCCCTGGCCCTCATCATCCCGCCCCTCCTGGAGCTCATCACCTTTTATCCTGAAGACATGAGCTGTGTCACCATTGCAAAAGACATCATGATCAGCATCCTGGGCCTTTTAGG
- the SLC36A3 gene encoding proton-coupled amino acid transporter 3 isoform X1, with protein MLKTSLLGRDFNSEPSPLDNRSKSLSESRGSVASENVHPTEEANRLSIMQTLVHLLKCNIGTGLLGLPLAMKNAGLLVGPISLLAIGILTVHCMVILLNCAHHLSQRLQKTFVNYGEAMMYSLETCPNAWLRTHSVWGRYTVSFLLITTQLGFCSVYFMFMADNLQQMVEEAHVTSNNCQPRKILALTPILDIRFYMLTILPFVVLLVFIQNLRMLSIFSTLANITTLGSMALIFEYIIKEIPDPSSLPLMASWKTFLLFFGTAIFTFEGVGMVLPLKNQMKHPQHFSFVLYLGMSLVIILYICLGTLGYMKFGSSTQASITLNLPNCWLYQSVKLMYSIGIFFTYALQFHVPAEIIIPFVISQVSESWTLLIDLSVRTALVCLTCVSAILIPRLDLVISFVGSVSSSALALIIPPLLELITFYPEDMSCVTIAKDIMISILGLLGAAGKMRSMHRKYSRHASSLANHENTRLRTCHRPEETGVA; from the exons ATGTTGAAGACGTCACTGCTTGGAAGAGACTTCAACAGTGAGCCCAGCCCCTTGGACAACAGGTCCAAGTCACTCTCGGAGAGTAGAGGCAGTGTTGCTTCAGAGAATGTCCATCCTACTGAAGAAGCCAACAGATTATC GATCATGCAAACGTTGGTCCATTTACTGAAATGCAACATTGGCACAGGACTCCTGGGACTTCCCTTGGCCATGAAAAATGCTGGCTTATTG GTGGGTCCGATCAGCCTGCTAGCCATTGGGATCCTCACTGTGCACTGCATGGTCATCCTGTTGAACTGTGCCCACCACCTCAGTCAGAG ATTGCAAAAGACTTTTGTGAACTATGGAGAGGCCATGATGTACAGCCTGGAAACCTGCCCAAATGCCTGGCTGAGGACCCACTCGGTGTGGGGCAG GTACACTGTCAGCTTCTTATTAATTACCACCCAACTGGGATTCTGCAGcgtttattttatgtttatggcAGACAACTTACAACAG ATGGTGGAAGAAGCCCATGTGACCTCCAACAACTGCCAGCCCAGGAAGATCCTGGCGCTGACCCCCATCCTGGACATCCGCTTCTACATGCTGACAATCCTGCCCTTCGTGGTCCTGTTGGTGTTTATCCAGAACCTCAGGATGCTGTCCATCTTCTCGACGCTGGCCAACATCACCACCCTGGGGAGCATGGCTCTGATCTTTGAGTATATCATAAAG GAGATTCCAGATCCCAGTAGCCTCCCCTTGATGGCGAGCTGGAAGACATTCTTACTGTTCTTTGGTACAGCCATTTTCACATTTGAAGGCGTCGGTATG GTTCTGCCTCTCAAAAATCAGATGAAGCATCCACAACACTTTTCTTTTGTGCTGTACTTGGGGATGTCCCTTGTCATCATCCTCTACATCTGCCTGGGGACACTGGGCTATATGAAGTTTGGGTCCAGTACCCAGGCCAGCATCACCCTCAACTTACCCAATTGCTG GCTGTACCAGTCGGTCAAGCTGATGTACTCCATTGGCATCTTCTTCACCTACGCCCTCCAGTTCCACGTCCCAGCTGAGATCATCATCCCCTTCGTCATCTCCCAGGTGTCAGAGAGCTGGACACTGTTAATAGACCTGTCTGTCCGCACAGCCTTGGTCTGTCTGACCT GTGTCTCAGCCATCCTCATCCCCCGCCTGGACCTGGTCATCTCCTTTGTGGGCTCAGTGAGCAGCAGTGCCCTGGCCCTCATCATCCCGCCCCTCCTGGAGCTCATCACCTTTTATCCTGAAGACATGAGCTGTGTCACCATTGCAAAAGACATCATGATCAGCATCCTGGGCCTTTTAGG
- the SLC36A3 gene encoding proton-coupled amino acid transporter 3 isoform X3 — protein MQTLVHLLKCNIGTGLLGLPLAMKNAGLLVGPISLLAIGILTVHCMVILLNCAHHLSQRLQKTFVNYGEAMMYSLETCPNAWLRTHSVWGRYTVSFLLITTQLGFCSVYFMFMADNLQQMVEEAHVTSNNCQPRKILALTPILDIRFYMLTILPFVVLLVFIQNLRMLSIFSTLANITTLGSMALIFEYIIKEIPDPSSLPLMASWKTFLLFFGTAIFTFEGVGMVLPLKNQMKHPQHFSFVLYLGMSLVIILYICLGTLGYMKFGSSTQASITLNLPNCWLYQSVKLMYSIGIFFTYALQFHVPAEIIIPFVISQVSESWTLLIDLSVRTALVCLTCVSAILIPRLDLVISFVGSVSSSALALIIPPLLELITFYPEDMSCVTIAKDIMISILGLLGAAGKMRSMHRKYSRHASSLANHENTRLRTCHRPEETGVA, from the exons ATGCAAACGTTGGTCCATTTACTGAAATGCAACATTGGCACAGGACTCCTGGGACTTCCCTTGGCCATGAAAAATGCTGGCTTATTG GTGGGTCCGATCAGCCTGCTAGCCATTGGGATCCTCACTGTGCACTGCATGGTCATCCTGTTGAACTGTGCCCACCACCTCAGTCAGAG ATTGCAAAAGACTTTTGTGAACTATGGAGAGGCCATGATGTACAGCCTGGAAACCTGCCCAAATGCCTGGCTGAGGACCCACTCGGTGTGGGGCAG GTACACTGTCAGCTTCTTATTAATTACCACCCAACTGGGATTCTGCAGcgtttattttatgtttatggcAGACAACTTACAACAG ATGGTGGAAGAAGCCCATGTGACCTCCAACAACTGCCAGCCCAGGAAGATCCTGGCGCTGACCCCCATCCTGGACATCCGCTTCTACATGCTGACAATCCTGCCCTTCGTGGTCCTGTTGGTGTTTATCCAGAACCTCAGGATGCTGTCCATCTTCTCGACGCTGGCCAACATCACCACCCTGGGGAGCATGGCTCTGATCTTTGAGTATATCATAAAG GAGATTCCAGATCCCAGTAGCCTCCCCTTGATGGCGAGCTGGAAGACATTCTTACTGTTCTTTGGTACAGCCATTTTCACATTTGAAGGCGTCGGTATG GTTCTGCCTCTCAAAAATCAGATGAAGCATCCACAACACTTTTCTTTTGTGCTGTACTTGGGGATGTCCCTTGTCATCATCCTCTACATCTGCCTGGGGACACTGGGCTATATGAAGTTTGGGTCCAGTACCCAGGCCAGCATCACCCTCAACTTACCCAATTGCTG GCTGTACCAGTCGGTCAAGCTGATGTACTCCATTGGCATCTTCTTCACCTACGCCCTCCAGTTCCACGTCCCAGCTGAGATCATCATCCCCTTCGTCATCTCCCAGGTGTCAGAGAGCTGGACACTGTTAATAGACCTGTCTGTCCGCACAGCCTTGGTCTGTCTGACCT GTGTCTCAGCCATCCTCATCCCCCGCCTGGACCTGGTCATCTCCTTTGTGGGCTCAGTGAGCAGCAGTGCCCTGGCCCTCATCATCCCGCCCCTCCTGGAGCTCATCACCTTTTATCCTGAAGACATGAGCTGTGTCACCATTGCAAAAGACATCATGATCAGCATCCTGGGCCTTTTAGG